A single region of the Leptolyngbya subtilissima AS-A7 genome encodes:
- the purU gene encoding formyltetrahydrofolate deformylase: MSSPTAILLFSCPDQKGLVAKIANFIYANGGNILHADQHRDPEAGLFLSRLEWELEGFNLPREIIGPAFAAIAQPLGATWQLHFSDAVPRLSIWVSHQDHCLLDLLWRHKAGEFKAEIPLIISNHPHLKPVADQFGIAFEHLPMTKDTKAEQEQRQLELLKEYNIDLVVLAKYMQVLSSDFLNQYDRVINIHHSFLPAFMGANPYQRAFQRGVKIIGATAHYVTSDLDEGPIIEQDVVRISHRDDVKELIRKGKDVERIVLARAVRLHLQNRTLVYGNRTVVFA, translated from the coding sequence ATGTCTTCTCCCACCGCTATTTTGCTGTTTTCTTGCCCAGACCAAAAGGGTTTGGTGGCCAAGATCGCCAACTTTATCTACGCCAACGGCGGTAACATTCTCCACGCCGACCAGCACCGTGATCCTGAGGCGGGGTTGTTTTTGTCGCGCCTAGAGTGGGAGCTAGAGGGCTTTAACCTGCCGAGGGAGATCATTGGGCCGGCGTTTGCGGCGATCGCCCAACCCCTCGGAGCCACCTGGCAGCTTCACTTCTCCGACGCCGTGCCCCGCCTGTCGATCTGGGTCAGCCACCAAGACCACTGCCTGCTCGACCTGCTCTGGCGACACAAAGCTGGCGAGTTCAAGGCCGAAATTCCGCTGATTATCAGCAACCATCCCCACCTCAAACCCGTTGCCGATCAGTTTGGCATTGCTTTTGAGCACCTGCCGATGACCAAAGACACCAAGGCTGAGCAAGAACAGCGGCAGCTAGAACTGCTCAAGGAATACAACATTGACCTGGTGGTGCTGGCTAAATACATGCAGGTGCTCAGCTCCGATTTCCTCAACCAGTACGATCGCGTCATCAACATTCACCACTCGTTTTTGCCCGCCTTTATGGGAGCAAACCCTTACCAGCGCGCCTTTCAGCGGGGGGTCAAAATTATCGGGGCCACCGCCCACTATGTCACCTCCGACCTTGACGAAGGCCCGATCATCGAGCAAGATGTGGTGCGCATCAGCCACCGCGACGACGTGAAGGAACTGATCCGCAAGGGCAAAGATGTAGAGCGCATTGTGCTGGCCCGCGCCGTGCGACTGCACCTGCAAAACCGCACCCTTGTCTATGGCAACCGCACCGTGGTGTTTGCTTAA
- a CDS encoding DUF4160 domain-containing protein: protein MAKFWLSPVTFEKNRGFKDYELNKIAEIVEENQDIL from the coding sequence ATCGCCAAGTTTTGGCTAAGCCCAGTTACATTCGAGAAAAATCGTGGTTTCAAAGACTACGAACTCAACAAGATTGCCGAAATTGTCGAGGAAAACCAAGACATTCTCTAG
- a CDS encoding DUF2442 domain-containing protein, with translation MTTLVPETEPLATAVVIDYEKLVVELADGRSLAIPLDWYPRLMHGSSQERNDWQLLSDGYAIEWPQLDEHIGTKGLLAGRPSSESQRSLAQWLAARQA, from the coding sequence ATGACTACTTTAGTCCCTGAAACTGAACCACTGGCTACTGCCGTAGTCATAGACTATGAAAAACTGGTGGTTGAGTTGGCCGATGGTCGCAGCCTAGCGATTCCCCTAGACTGGTACCCTCGGTTGATGCATGGATCTTCCCAAGAAAGAAACGACTGGCAACTGCTGAGCGATGGCTATGCCATTGAATGGCCGCAGCTAGATGAACATATTGGTACTAAGGGATTGCTGGCTGGAAGGCCCAGTAGCGAAAGTCAGCGATCGCTGGCTCAGTGGTTAGCAGCTCGCCAAGCTTAA
- the dxr gene encoding 1-deoxy-D-xylulose-5-phosphate reductoisomerase, with the protein MKAITLLGSTGSIGTQTLDILDHHPDQFRLVGIAAGNNVELLAQQVRQFKPEIVAICNPDKLGELRDALAGLDPMPQLLAGDDGIVEVARYGDAEAVVTGIVGCAGLLPTLAAIEAGKDIALANKETLIAGGPAVLPLVEKHGVKLLPADSEHSAIFQCLQGVPKDGLRRILLTASGGAFRDWPVEKLAQVTVADALKHPNWSMGRKITVDSATLMNKGLEVIEAHYLFGMDYDRIDIVIHPQSIIHSLIELQDTSVLAQLGWPDMRLPLLYALSWPNRIYTDWEPLDLVKAGDLTFREPDHAKYPCMDLAYAAGRAGGTMTAVLNAANEQAVALFLDEKIHFLEIPKVIEGVCDRHRSHNVTQPVLADILAADQWARAEATSVSESLTSATVVSMG; encoded by the coding sequence GTGAAAGCCATCACCCTGCTTGGATCAACTGGGTCTATCGGTACCCAGACCCTCGATATTTTGGATCACCACCCCGACCAGTTCCGCCTAGTGGGTATTGCCGCAGGGAACAATGTGGAGCTGCTGGCCCAACAGGTACGCCAGTTTAAGCCTGAGATCGTCGCCATCTGCAATCCCGACAAGCTGGGTGAACTGCGCGACGCCCTAGCTGGTCTCGATCCGATGCCTCAGCTGCTTGCGGGCGACGACGGCATTGTGGAAGTGGCTCGCTACGGCGACGCGGAGGCTGTAGTGACTGGCATTGTTGGCTGCGCCGGGCTGCTGCCGACCCTGGCGGCGATCGAAGCGGGCAAAGACATCGCCCTGGCCAACAAAGAGACCCTAATTGCCGGTGGCCCCGCCGTGCTGCCCCTGGTGGAAAAACACGGCGTCAAGCTGCTGCCTGCCGACTCCGAGCACTCTGCGATTTTTCAGTGCCTCCAGGGGGTGCCCAAGGATGGCCTGCGGCGGATCTTGCTCACCGCTTCCGGCGGGGCCTTCCGCGACTGGCCAGTGGAAAAGCTGGCCCAGGTAACGGTGGCCGATGCCCTCAAGCACCCCAACTGGTCGATGGGCCGCAAGATCACGGTAGATTCGGCCACGCTGATGAACAAAGGGCTAGAGGTGATCGAGGCCCACTATTTGTTCGGCATGGACTACGATCGCATCGACATCGTCATCCATCCCCAAAGCATTATTCACTCACTGATTGAGCTGCAAGATACGTCGGTACTGGCTCAATTGGGCTGGCCCGACATGCGCCTGCCGCTGCTCTATGCCCTCTCCTGGCCCAATCGCATCTACACCGACTGGGAACCCCTAGACTTAGTCAAAGCGGGCGACCTCACCTTCCGCGAGCCTGACCACGCCAAATACCCCTGTATGGATCTGGCCTACGCCGCTGGGCGAGCGGGCGGGACGATGACCGCTGTGCTCAACGCCGCCAACGAGCAGGCGGTGGCACTATTTTTGGACGAGAAGATCCACTTCTTAGAAATTCCCAAGGTGATTGAGGGTGTGTGCGATCGCCACCGTTCCCATAATGTCACCCAGCCGGTGCTGGCCGACATTCTCGCCGCCGACCAGTGGGCCAGAGCCGAGGCCACCAGCGTTAGCGAATCGCTGACCTCAGCCACTGTCGTTTCGATGGGATAG
- a CDS encoding ArsR/SmtB family transcription factor has translation MDSVEPVSVEVVQQVADYFSVLSEPMRLRILNFLREGEKCVQELVEATQTSQANVSKHLKVMLQAGILSRRTEGTSAYYSVTDELIFDLCGLVCDRLACRIEAQAQHFRNFSLASRS, from the coding sequence ATGGACTCTGTAGAACCGGTTTCAGTTGAAGTTGTGCAGCAGGTAGCGGATTATTTCAGCGTACTCAGCGAGCCGATGCGGCTACGCATCCTTAATTTCCTGCGCGAGGGTGAAAAATGCGTGCAGGAGCTAGTCGAGGCCACCCAAACTAGCCAGGCTAACGTCTCTAAACACCTTAAGGTGATGCTCCAGGCGGGCATTCTCAGCCGCCGCACCGAAGGTACCTCCGCCTACTACAGCGTTACCGACGAGCTCATTTTTGACCTGTGCGGCTTGGTGTGCGATCGCCTCGCCTGCCGCATTGAAGCCCAGGCCCAGCACTTTCGCAACTTTAGCCTGGCCAGCCGCAGCTAG
- the mrdA gene encoding penicillin-binding protein 2, which yields MALLQNLPYVPDTVRGRTVGRSFQAVFLMVLVSVLLVGAFGLRLFQLQVVEGDRNRQLADTNRIRLVPKRPARGTIFDRNGKILAGSRLSHTVSIWPIALPRDKWPMVINRLSKVLNVPPDEIQKRLEQAGYESIESITIARGISPAQATALAEYTNELPGVRLEAEAVRNYPNGDLAAHVIGYTGELTDEQLKARREQGYRLGDVVGQMGAESAFESTLHGTWGGQQVEVDSAGRIISILGDKPAVAGKDIQLTIDIELQRAAEAALGNREGAIVAIDPRSGAVLAMASWPTYDPNIFTTRITEAQWRQLQGADHPFLNRSLQAFPPASTFKIVTTSAAIESGKYDPGTVLPTYPYIQVGGIQFGDWNRAGFGPLSFPGAMAWSSDTFFYQVAMRIGGPTLIEMTRRYGFGRKTGIELGAEESAGLVPDEAWKQKNLDEDWVIGDSINMSIGQGFMQATPLQVANMFAVPANNGYRVTPHLLKDNEEHRNWKESLELSDATIDVLHQGLRRVITGGTGQSLNVPHLPPLSGKSGTAEAPPGLSHAWFGAYAPMEKPEVVVVAFAEHSGGGGGKVAAPMVLKVLEAYFKADQNAAAAAP from the coding sequence ATGGCTCTACTCCAAAATTTACCCTACGTACCCGATACTGTGCGCGGTCGCACTGTTGGGCGCAGCTTTCAGGCCGTGTTCTTGATGGTGCTGGTGTCGGTGCTGCTAGTAGGGGCCTTTGGGCTGCGGCTATTTCAGCTCCAGGTGGTGGAGGGCGATCGCAATCGTCAGCTGGCCGACACCAACCGCATTCGCCTGGTGCCAAAGCGCCCGGCTCGCGGCACGATTTTTGACCGCAACGGCAAAATTCTCGCCGGTAGCCGCCTGTCGCACACCGTGTCAATCTGGCCGATCGCGCTACCCCGCGACAAGTGGCCTATGGTGATTAACCGGCTGTCCAAGGTGCTCAATGTGCCCCCCGACGAGATTCAAAAGCGCCTAGAGCAGGCGGGCTACGAGTCGATTGAGTCGATTACCATTGCCCGCGGCATTAGCCCAGCCCAGGCCACAGCCCTAGCCGAATACACCAACGAGCTGCCCGGGGTGCGTTTGGAGGCTGAGGCGGTGCGCAACTACCCCAACGGTGACCTCGCTGCCCACGTGATTGGCTACACAGGCGAACTCACCGACGAGCAGCTCAAGGCCCGCCGCGAGCAGGGCTATCGCTTAGGGGATGTAGTAGGGCAGATGGGGGCCGAGTCGGCCTTTGAGAGCACGCTGCACGGCACCTGGGGTGGCCAGCAGGTGGAGGTCGATAGCGCTGGGCGGATTATTAGCATTTTGGGCGATAAACCCGCCGTTGCCGGTAAAGACATTCAGCTCACTATCGATATTGAGCTGCAGCGGGCGGCGGAGGCGGCTCTGGGCAACCGCGAGGGGGCGATCGTCGCTATCGACCCGCGCAGTGGCGCTGTGCTGGCCATGGCCAGCTGGCCCACCTACGACCCCAATATTTTCACTACCCGCATCACTGAGGCCCAGTGGCGACAGCTTCAGGGAGCTGATCACCCCTTTCTCAACCGATCGCTGCAAGCGTTTCCACCAGCCAGCACCTTTAAGATTGTCACCACATCAGCGGCCATAGAGTCGGGCAAGTACGATCCGGGTACGGTGCTGCCCACCTATCCCTACATCCAGGTGGGGGGCATTCAGTTTGGCGACTGGAACCGGGCGGGCTTTGGCCCCCTGAGTTTCCCTGGCGCGATGGCCTGGAGTAGTGACACCTTCTTTTACCAAGTGGCAATGCGCATCGGCGGCCCTACTCTGATCGAGATGACCCGCCGCTATGGTTTTGGCCGCAAAACCGGTATTGAGCTAGGTGCTGAAGAGAGCGCAGGCTTAGTGCCCGACGAAGCCTGGAAGCAAAAAAACCTAGACGAAGATTGGGTGATTGGCGACTCGATCAACATGTCTATTGGTCAGGGCTTTATGCAGGCGACGCCGCTTCAAGTGGCCAACATGTTTGCGGTGCCCGCCAACAATGGCTACCGGGTTACCCCCCACCTGCTCAAAGACAACGAGGAGCACCGCAACTGGAAAGAGTCTTTAGAGCTGAGCGATGCGACGATTGACGTCTTACACCAGGGGCTGCGACGGGTAATTACAGGCGGCACGGGCCAGAGCCTCAACGTGCCCCACCTACCTCCCCTCTCGGGCAAAAGTGGTACCGCTGAAGCGCCGCCTGGCCTTTCTCACGCCTGGTTTGGAGCCTATGCCCCCATGGAAAAACCCGAGGTGGTGGTTGTGGCTTTTGCCGAGCACTCGGGCGGCGGCGGTGGTAAGGTGGCTGCCCCCATGGTGTTGAAGGTTTTAGAAGCCTACTTCAAAGCCGACCAAAATGCAGCGGCGGCTGCTCCCTAG
- a CDS encoding TAXI family TRAP transporter solute-binding subunit produces MQGKVVLPVVVLSLVGVVASAFFLVREHTRTYRLVLASGGSTGEYYAFSQAFAQVVARNHPTIAIEVLETDGSLQNMDLLKTNAAQLALVQSDTPVQPPVRAVALLFPELFHLLARTNTNINGVADLRGKRVALMPKGSGSYALFWPLVQHYGLSADTVTVLPMPVDQAHAALATGKVDALFRVITLGNPAVGKLLQTGTTRLIPIDQADALQLSLPYLEAQVIPKGTYNGGRPVPPTDLPAVAVNALLVAHESLPPKVVNALTQTLHQNRNELVALYPRAARIRLDTSGDLGLPLHPGAEAFYSQGEPEFLVEYAEPIGLLLSVGVLGVSSLWQLQSWLLGKQKNRADTYNLEILALIDAIDRAQSLEELAALRETLFDILKRVITDLDVDRITSESFESFTFPWEIANNTIRHQEMVLRSSAGRADQRR; encoded by the coding sequence ATGCAGGGAAAGGTTGTCTTGCCGGTGGTGGTGCTGAGTCTGGTGGGAGTCGTGGCCTCGGCCTTTTTTTTGGTGCGTGAGCACACCCGCACCTACCGCCTGGTTCTGGCCTCAGGTGGCAGCACGGGTGAATATTACGCCTTTAGCCAGGCCTTTGCCCAGGTGGTGGCCCGCAACCATCCCACCATTGCCATTGAGGTGCTAGAAACCGACGGCTCTCTGCAAAATATGGATTTGCTCAAAACCAACGCGGCCCAGCTGGCCCTGGTGCAGAGCGATACACCAGTGCAGCCGCCGGTGCGGGCGGTGGCCTTACTATTTCCTGAACTGTTTCATCTGCTGGCTCGCACCAATACCAACATCAACGGCGTAGCCGATCTGCGGGGCAAGCGGGTCGCCCTTATGCCCAAGGGCAGCGGCTCCTACGCCCTGTTCTGGCCGCTAGTGCAGCACTACGGCCTGAGTGCAGACACGGTGACGGTTCTGCCCATGCCCGTTGACCAGGCCCACGCCGCCTTGGCCACGGGAAAGGTGGATGCCCTGTTTCGCGTTATTACCCTAGGCAACCCTGCCGTGGGGAAGCTGCTGCAAACCGGCACCACTCGCCTGATTCCCATCGATCAGGCCGATGCCCTCCAGCTGTCGCTGCCCTACCTCGAAGCCCAGGTGATTCCTAAGGGAACCTATAACGGCGGGCGCCCCGTGCCCCCAACCGACCTACCGGCGGTGGCGGTAAACGCTTTGCTGGTGGCCCACGAGAGTCTGCCCCCTAAGGTGGTAAATGCCCTCACCCAAACCTTGCACCAAAACCGCAACGAGCTGGTGGCTTTGTACCCACGCGCCGCCAGGATTCGCCTCGACACCTCGGGGGATTTAGGCCTGCCGCTGCACCCTGGAGCTGAGGCCTTTTATAGTCAGGGCGAGCCTGAGTTTTTGGTGGAGTATGCCGAACCCATTGGGCTGCTGCTGTCGGTGGGTGTGCTAGGGGTTTCAAGCCTATGGCAGCTGCAATCGTGGCTGTTGGGCAAGCAAAAAAATCGGGCCGACACCTACAACCTAGAAATTTTGGCACTGATCGATGCGATCGATCGGGCTCAATCGCTGGAGGAACTGGCAGCCCTGCGTGAAACCCTATTTGACATTCTCAAACGGGTGATAACCGATCTAGATGTCGATCGCATTACCAGCGAGTCATTTGAGTCATTCACCTTTCCGTGGGAGATCGCCAACAACACCATTCGCCACCAGGAGATGGTGCTGCGCAGCAGTGCTGGCAGAGCCGATCAGCGGAGGTAG
- a CDS encoding DUF2839 domain-containing protein, whose amino-acid sequence MGESKRRKEQLGEKYGQSEPILPWLPITKDQSQQFMKWTARGTWGAIVLIIAFWITLRFIGPSLGWWTLAD is encoded by the coding sequence ATGGGCGAATCAAAACGACGCAAAGAGCAGCTAGGCGAAAAGTACGGTCAGTCAGAGCCAATTTTACCCTGGCTGCCAATTACCAAAGATCAGTCGCAGCAGTTTATGAAGTGGACTGCCCGAGGTACCTGGGGTGCCATTGTGCTGATCATCGCTTTTTGGATTACGCTGCGGTTTATTGGCCCCAGCTTAGGCTGGTGGACGCTGGCGGACTAG
- a CDS encoding GNAT family N-acetyltransferase has translation MYQVPTQLITDRLILRRPTLADAAAVYEYGRDPEVARYMDWPRHTGIQDTVDALESFAAQWESGSEFCWAIATKTENTAIGTIACRIESPGADFGYVLNRRYWGQGLATEAARAVVSWLMSLPEIDRIWATCDTENLASARVLEKAGLRREGILPRFMIRPNLSPTPRDTFIFAKVREPV, from the coding sequence ATGTACCAAGTCCCTACCCAACTGATTACAGACCGACTGATTTTACGGCGTCCAACCCTGGCCGACGCGGCGGCTGTCTACGAGTATGGTCGGGATCCTGAAGTGGCTCGCTACATGGATTGGCCAAGGCACACGGGCATTCAGGATACGGTCGACGCGCTCGAAAGCTTTGCTGCTCAATGGGAGTCTGGCAGTGAGTTCTGTTGGGCGATCGCTACCAAGACTGAGAACACAGCGATTGGGACGATTGCGTGCCGGATAGAGAGCCCTGGGGCAGATTTTGGTTATGTTCTCAACCGCCGCTATTGGGGGCAAGGGTTGGCGACGGAAGCAGCCAGGGCAGTTGTGTCATGGTTGATGAGTCTGCCTGAGATCGATCGCATCTGGGCGACGTGCGACACAGAAAATCTTGCTTCAGCGCGAGTTTTGGAAAAGGCGGGTTTACGGCGTGAGGGCATATTGCCTCGGTTTATGATTCGCCCTAACCTTTCGCCCACACCACGAGACACATTTATCTTCGCCAAAGTCCGAGAGCCGGTCTGA
- a CDS encoding ATP-dependent DNA helicase, which translates to MIEAQVHQQLRALLREWGEPSWPHHLTLARLVARALRLGRSALMQVGGLSAYQGEYRLSYLIALMMWPGPAVVVAPDSTAQRVLMVDIPRLQEKLRLRKPVQMGDRWPGDGFDGLLITTPEAWLGDRLEGGHQFPDGIPTLIDDADNLELWLHQQLTVDLGTLDWTHLALAYPDHQSLIQNTHVALTHAAFQRPANPYHRYLLEEGDSQQLQRLHQVLTASRVSAPQAEGPMPPQWVKFWQRFNPPDHLLWFSVDRDRGHMTLHCAPVELATAMTSVWPRQPVVLIGAALDPDEAADNFRQRLGLGDLTCLQFTPNRQNDAIQLYLPTHLPLPNTPQFQGVLHQEIRHLLNVARPQVSGPTVILLDDLPLKGQLGAMLAGEFGSRVQVENAAIDTNGILVSGWAFWRQHQALLPPPALLIIATLPLPSLENPMVAGRVAYHKRRRQDWFRLYLFPTAVTELQRAVAPSRLHGGTVALLDTRVHYRSYGAQILEALSPAACTRSLPTQWGP; encoded by the coding sequence GTGATTGAGGCCCAAGTACACCAACAACTGCGCGCGCTGCTGCGGGAATGGGGAGAGCCGAGCTGGCCCCACCATCTGACGCTGGCGCGGTTAGTGGCGCGGGCCCTGCGGCTGGGGCGCAGTGCGTTGATGCAGGTGGGTGGTCTGTCTGCCTACCAAGGCGAGTATCGCCTCAGCTACCTAATTGCGCTGATGATGTGGCCTGGCCCAGCGGTGGTAGTGGCGCCTGACTCCACGGCCCAACGGGTGCTGATGGTTGATATTCCTCGGCTGCAAGAAAAGCTGCGGCTGCGGAAGCCGGTGCAGATGGGCGATCGCTGGCCTGGCGACGGTTTCGATGGGCTGCTGATCACTACGCCCGAGGCTTGGCTGGGCGATCGCCTGGAGGGGGGCCACCAGTTCCCTGACGGCATTCCTACGCTGATTGACGATGCCGACAACCTCGAACTCTGGCTGCATCAGCAGCTCACCGTTGACCTCGGCACCCTCGACTGGACTCATCTGGCGCTGGCCTACCCCGACCACCAGAGCCTCATTCAAAACACCCACGTGGCCCTGACCCACGCAGCTTTTCAGCGCCCGGCCAACCCCTACCACCGTTACCTGCTCGAAGAAGGCGATAGCCAGCAACTCCAGCGCCTGCACCAGGTGCTGACCGCCAGCCGTGTCAGTGCGCCCCAGGCCGAGGGGCCAATGCCGCCTCAGTGGGTGAAGTTCTGGCAGCGGTTTAATCCGCCCGACCATTTGCTCTGGTTTTCGGTCGATCGCGATCGCGGCCACATGACGCTGCACTGCGCCCCGGTAGAACTCGCCACTGCTATGACTTCCGTGTGGCCTCGCCAGCCGGTGGTGCTAATCGGTGCCGCCCTTGACCCAGATGAAGCAGCCGACAACTTTCGCCAGCGCCTGGGGCTTGGCGATCTCACCTGCCTCCAGTTCACCCCCAATCGGCAAAACGACGCGATTCAGCTCTACCTGCCCACCCATTTGCCCCTGCCTAACACTCCCCAGTTTCAGGGGGTGCTGCACCAAGAAATTCGCCATCTGCTGAACGTTGCTCGCCCCCAAGTCTCTGGCCCTACAGTAATTTTGCTGGATGATTTGCCCCTGAAGGGGCAGCTAGGGGCAATGCTGGCTGGAGAATTTGGTTCGCGGGTGCAGGTGGAGAATGCCGCCATCGACACCAACGGCATTCTCGTCAGCGGCTGGGCATTTTGGCGGCAGCACCAGGCGCTGCTGCCGCCTCCGGCGCTGCTGATTATTGCGACCCTGCCCCTGCCTTCTTTAGAAAACCCGATGGTGGCGGGGCGCGTAGCCTATCACAAGCGGCGGCGGCAGGATTGGTTTCGGCTATACCTCTTTCCCACAGCAGTGACGGAGTTGCAGCGGGCCGTGGCCCCCTCGCGGCTGCACGGTGGCACGGTGGCTCTGCTCGACACCCGCGTTCACTACCGCAGCTATGGAGCGCAAATCTTAGAGGCGCTGAGTCCAGCGGCCTGCACGCGATCGCTGCCTACCCAGTGGGGGCCTTAG
- a CDS encoding prephenate/arogenate dehydrogenase, protein MERIAIIGLGLIGGSLGLDLTRYGHPVVGIARRATTAEEALAMGAVTEAGNELALVSGADVVFICTPIDAVVATAAAIAPYLSEGAVVTDVASVKGELVPSLESLWPDFVGGHPMAGKAEAGLAVAEAGLFQGRPYVLTPTEATNPEALERVRAIATSLGANLCQCHPDQHDRAVAWISHLPVMVSSSLILACQGESDPDILALAQALSSSGFQDTSRVGGGVPDLGTLMARHNRTALLEALTGYQQQLEQLKALIETENWDALHSQLTKSQAARSAYLG, encoded by the coding sequence ATGGAACGCATTGCCATCATTGGTTTGGGCCTAATCGGCGGATCGCTAGGGCTTGATTTGACCCGGTACGGTCATCCCGTCGTGGGCATTGCCCGTCGCGCCACCACTGCCGAGGAGGCTCTGGCGATGGGAGCCGTGACCGAGGCTGGCAACGAGCTGGCGCTGGTGTCGGGGGCCGATGTGGTATTTATCTGCACCCCGATTGATGCTGTTGTCGCCACGGCAGCGGCGATCGCTCCCTATTTGTCTGAGGGAGCGGTGGTTACCGATGTGGCGTCGGTGAAAGGAGAGCTTGTGCCCAGCCTAGAGTCTCTGTGGCCGGACTTTGTGGGTGGCCACCCAATGGCGGGCAAGGCCGAGGCTGGGCTGGCGGTCGCGGAGGCAGGGTTGTTTCAGGGCCGCCCCTACGTGCTTACCCCCACCGAGGCAACAAACCCAGAGGCTTTGGAGCGGGTACGGGCGATCGCCACTTCCCTAGGGGCGAATCTTTGCCAATGCCACCCCGACCAGCACGATCGCGCCGTCGCTTGGATCTCGCACCTGCCGGTGATGGTCAGCAGCAGTCTGATTCTCGCCTGCCAAGGAGAATCAGACCCGGACATCCTCGCACTTGCTCAAGCCTTATCCAGCTCGGGCTTTCAAGACACCAGCCGGGTGGGCGGCGGCGTACCTGATCTGGGTACATTGATGGCCCGCCACAACCGCACGGCATTGCTGGAGGCGCTGACCGGGTATCAGCAGCAGCTAGAGCAGCTGAAAGCCTTAATTGAAACAGAGAACTGGGACGCTCTGCACAGCCAGTTAACCAAGTCGCAAGCCGCCCGATCTGCCTATCTAGGCTAA
- a CDS encoding DUF4258 domain-containing protein, whose translation MDIESIQKKIRAEEYVYTSHADIERKADDLTLMQVEEALLNGEFLEQYPDTGRGESCLILGHSSNLPIHIVCGWRGERVAIITVYIPGPPKFIDPKTRA comes from the coding sequence ATGGATATTGAGAGCATTCAAAAAAAGATTCGCGCTGAGGAATATGTCTACACCTCCCATGCAGACATTGAGCGCAAAGCCGATGATTTGACCTTGATGCAGGTAGAAGAAGCTTTATTAAATGGAGAGTTTCTAGAGCAATATCCAGATACAGGTCGTGGCGAAAGTTGCTTAATTCTTGGACATTCTAGTAATCTGCCCATTCATATTGTCTGCGGCTGGCGAGGGGAGAGAGTTGCCATTATCACCGTCTATATACCAGGGCCGCCCAAATTTATTGATCCAAAAACAAGGGCTTAA
- a CDS encoding type II toxin-antitoxin system MqsA family antitoxin — protein MRDIKCNTCSSADYEERRITYLYSHQGQYLIVPNTPVEICNDCGTVYYSAEVLKNIERQFFAIRNNTETPDQYLQVPVKSL, from the coding sequence ATGCGAGATATTAAATGCAACACCTGTAGTAGCGCTGACTACGAAGAACGCCGAATTACTTATCTGTATAGCCATCAAGGACAATATCTGATTGTCCCCAATACCCCCGTGGAGATTTGCAATGACTGCGGCACAGTCTATTACAGCGCTGAAGTTCTAAAGAATATTGAGCGTCAGTTTTTTGCTATTCGCAACAATACCGAAACACCTGACCAATATCTCCAAGTGCCTGTGAAATCCCTGTAA